From a region of the Procambarus clarkii isolate CNS0578487 chromosome 18, FALCON_Pclarkii_2.0, whole genome shotgun sequence genome:
- the LOC123754410 gene encoding uncharacterized protein, giving the protein MKEISGDINCTKLLVTCCLLLKSVLGMSARTYATQAASLPHTGTTSFHFEISMNNKTIDNAYYNGRRLASVGGAQGRDFEKPQSSLGRFKGPDDGLQKASKSWVRRLQRLLTQPTTTCGRLVRVGGRSCVGAYDGSKLVCLDADVKLRPLHCLIYSFGVGNDFTFDEHMQDFGCEVHAFDHDDHHEIYDFRLGPSAFFHKSRIGVRSGYFRFCENTANGRRCEPAVRYQTMSDIQRSLGHDGRQVDYMKLDIEGEEWGVLQHVLDNTNVLDSVSQLSLEIHLDDLRQQKPETQRATIASYVKVLQGLASLGFQLVSYEENELNPRYEMVDGVELSLYAEVLYLRRKFTVRKLLIGA; this is encoded by the exons ATGAAAGAAATTTCGGGCGACATAAATTGTACTAAGTTGTTGGTGACGTGCTGTTTGCTTCTGAAATCGGTGCTGGGGATGAGTGCAAGGACCTACGCAACTCAAGCAGCTTCGCTACCTCACACTGGCACAACCTCATTCCACTTTGAAATATCTATGAACAACAAAACAATAGACAATGCGTACTACAATGGTCGTCGTTTAGCTAGCGTCGGCGGGGCTCAGGGACGCGACTTCGAGAAACCCCAGAGTTCTCTTGGACGCTTCAAGGGGCCTGACGATGGCCTTCAGAAAGCTAGCAAGAGTTGGGTTCGCCGCCTGCAGCGGCTCTtaacacagcccaccaccacctgcgggaGGCTGGTGAGGGTGGGTGGACGTTCCTGCGTCGGTGCCTACGACGGATCTAAG CTCGTGTGTCTGGATGCTGATGTTAAACTCCGCCCACTCCACTGCCTCATTTACTCCTTTGGGGTTGGCAACGACTTCACCTTCGACGAACACATGCAG GACTTTGGGTGCGAGGTTCACGCCTTCGACCACGACGACCACCATGAAATCTACGATTTCCGGCTCGGTCCCTCAGCCTTTTTCCACAAATCGAGGATCGGTGTCAGAAGTGGCTACTTTAG GTTCTGCGAGAACACCGCCAATGGTCGCCGCTGTGAGCCCGCTGTTCGCTATCAAACTATGTCCGACATACAGAG AAGCCTGGGACACGACGGGCGTCAGGTGGATTACATGAAGCTGGACATCGAAGGCGAGGAGTGGGGAGTGCTGCAACATGTCCTCGACAACACCAATGTTCTCGACTCCGTATCACAGCTCTCCCTCGAG ATCCACTTGGACGACTTACGTCAGCAGAAGCCAGAGACTCAACGAGCCACTATTGCCTCCTACGTCAAAGTCCTACAAGGTCTGGCTTCCTTGGGGTTTCAGCTGGTCAGCTACGAGGAGAATGAACTGAACCCCCGATACGAAATGGTTGATGGGGTGGAGCTCAGTCTCTACGCTGAGGTTTTGTATTTACGAAGAAAGTTTACTGTTCGTAAACTGTTAATAGGTGCCTAA